The following proteins are co-located in the Parafannyhessea umbonata genome:
- the ppdK gene encoding pyruvate, phosphate dikinase yields the protein MAEKHVYKFGVDENGNNVTEVAGKSVDEAKWITGGKGANLAEMANIGLPVPPGFSITCQTCVAYSSAGNVWPDGVLDEIDEYRKDLEKRMGKKIGDPDDPLLVSVRSGAPFSMPGMMDTVLNLGLNDESVNGLIKQTNNERFAWDSYRRFVQMFSDVVMGVDGQLFEDAINEKKAEKGVKLDTELDADDLKDLTETFKGIFAKNVDSQAHPEVAPNGVAEFPQDPYLQLRLAEQAVFGSWNTERAVLYRKQNKIPDDLGTAVNVQVMVFGNKGNTSATGVAFTRNPADGTNERYGDFLVNAQGEDVVAGIRNTEPIADLPKTPGLEEAGKELYHVFEILEDHYADMMDLEFTIEQGKLWMLQTRVGKRTALSALKVAMQMVDEGRITREQAIMRVAPEQLDQLLHPQFDPKAKFDVVAKGMNASPGAAVGAVVFSSDAAVHYHNIEKPCILVRWETTPDDLKGMVAAEGILTSHGGKTSHAAVIARGMGAPCVCGAEALKIDAKAKECKISGTDVVLHEGDIISINGTTGDIIVGAVPLTRPELTGDLETILEWADDVRHDASRGRLFGVRTNADNPADAQLSVDFGAEGIGLDRTEHMFLGERKQIIQSFILADNDGQKQQALGQLLQAQTGDFEGMFKAMDGKTVIVRLLDPPLHEFLDDPRDLAVEIARAEGRGETEVQLKAMRDRLARLDSFQEANPMLGLRGCRLGIVYPELNDMQVRAIAGAAASLKKQGFDPKPEIMVPLISTVEELKLVREQIEAGVQAVAEAEGVELNIPVGCMIELPRAAVTADEIGEYADFFSFGTNDLTQTTFGFSRDDVESAFIPQYLAKKILKTNPFETLDTGVAKLVKMGVEGGHKANPTIVCGVCGETGGDPDSIQMYYDLGLDYVSCSPYRVPIARLAAAQAKINSNGGPEKVTK from the coding sequence ATGGCTGAAAAGCACGTGTACAAATTCGGCGTTGACGAAAACGGTAACAACGTTACCGAGGTCGCCGGCAAGAGCGTTGACGAGGCCAAGTGGATTACGGGCGGCAAGGGCGCGAACCTCGCCGAGATGGCAAACATTGGCCTGCCCGTTCCTCCAGGATTCTCCATCACCTGCCAGACCTGCGTTGCCTACTCCAGCGCAGGAAACGTATGGCCCGATGGCGTCCTCGACGAGATTGACGAGTACCGCAAGGACCTCGAGAAGCGCATGGGCAAGAAGATCGGCGACCCCGACGATCCCCTGCTGGTCTCGGTCCGCTCCGGCGCTCCGTTCTCCATGCCTGGCATGATGGACACGGTCCTGAACCTCGGCCTGAACGACGAGTCTGTCAACGGCCTCATCAAGCAGACGAACAACGAGCGCTTCGCGTGGGACTCCTATCGCCGTTTCGTCCAGATGTTCTCTGATGTCGTGATGGGCGTCGACGGCCAGCTGTTCGAGGATGCCATCAACGAGAAGAAGGCCGAGAAGGGCGTCAAGCTCGACACCGAGCTCGACGCTGACGACCTCAAGGACCTGACTGAGACCTTCAAGGGCATCTTCGCGAAGAACGTCGATTCCCAGGCCCACCCCGAGGTCGCACCGAACGGCGTCGCGGAGTTCCCGCAGGATCCCTACCTGCAGCTGCGCCTTGCCGAGCAGGCCGTCTTCGGCTCCTGGAACACCGAGCGCGCCGTCCTGTACCGCAAGCAGAACAAGATCCCCGATGATCTCGGCACTGCTGTCAATGTCCAGGTCATGGTCTTCGGCAACAAGGGTAACACCTCCGCTACCGGCGTCGCCTTCACGCGCAACCCGGCTGACGGCACCAACGAGCGCTACGGTGACTTCCTGGTGAACGCCCAGGGCGAGGACGTCGTCGCCGGCATCCGCAACACCGAGCCCATCGCAGACCTTCCGAAGACCCCGGGTCTCGAGGAGGCAGGCAAGGAGCTCTACCACGTCTTCGAGATCCTCGAGGACCACTATGCGGACATGATGGACCTCGAGTTCACCATCGAGCAGGGCAAGCTCTGGATGCTCCAGACCCGTGTCGGCAAGCGTACCGCGCTTTCCGCCCTCAAGGTCGCCATGCAGATGGTCGACGAGGGGCGTATTACCCGCGAGCAGGCCATCATGCGCGTCGCCCCGGAGCAGCTCGACCAGCTCCTGCACCCGCAGTTCGATCCGAAGGCCAAGTTCGACGTCGTCGCCAAGGGCATGAACGCTTCCCCCGGCGCTGCCGTCGGTGCCGTCGTGTTCTCCTCCGACGCGGCAGTTCACTACCACAACATCGAGAAGCCGTGCATCCTCGTCCGCTGGGAGACCACTCCTGACGATCTCAAGGGCATGGTTGCGGCCGAGGGCATCCTCACCTCTCACGGCGGCAAGACGTCCCACGCGGCCGTCATCGCTCGTGGCATGGGCGCGCCCTGCGTCTGCGGCGCCGAGGCGCTGAAGATCGACGCAAAGGCCAAGGAGTGCAAGATCTCCGGCACCGACGTCGTTCTGCACGAGGGTGACATCATCTCCATCAACGGCACCACCGGCGACATCATCGTCGGCGCGGTTCCCCTGACCCGCCCGGAGCTCACCGGCGACCTCGAGACCATCCTCGAGTGGGCTGACGACGTCCGTCACGACGCCTCCCGTGGCCGCCTGTTCGGCGTTCGCACCAACGCGGACAACCCCGCGGACGCGCAGCTCTCCGTCGACTTCGGTGCAGAGGGCATCGGCCTCGACCGTACCGAGCACATGTTCCTGGGCGAGCGCAAGCAGATCATTCAGTCGTTCATCCTCGCCGACAACGATGGCCAGAAGCAGCAGGCGCTCGGCCAGCTCCTCCAGGCTCAGACCGGCGACTTCGAGGGCATGTTCAAGGCCATGGACGGCAAGACGGTCATCGTGCGTCTGCTCGACCCGCCCCTGCACGAGTTCCTCGACGACCCGCGTGACCTTGCGGTCGAGATTGCCCGCGCCGAGGGCCGTGGCGAGACCGAGGTCCAGCTCAAGGCCATGCGCGACCGCCTTGCGCGCCTCGACTCCTTCCAGGAGGCCAACCCCATGCTCGGCCTTCGCGGCTGCCGTCTGGGCATCGTGTATCCCGAGCTCAACGACATGCAGGTCCGCGCCATCGCCGGCGCCGCTGCGTCGCTGAAGAAGCAGGGATTTGACCCCAAGCCCGAGATCATGGTTCCTCTCATCTCCACGGTCGAGGAGCTCAAGCTTGTCCGCGAGCAGATCGAGGCTGGCGTGCAGGCTGTCGCAGAGGCCGAGGGCGTCGAGCTCAACATCCCCGTCGGCTGCATGATCGAGCTGCCGCGTGCCGCCGTCACCGCTGACGAGATTGGCGAGTACGCAGACTTCTTCTCCTTCGGCACGAACGACCTCACGCAGACCACCTTTGGCTTCTCGCGCGACGACGTCGAGTCCGCGTTCATCCCGCAGTACCTGGCGAAGAAGATTCTCAAGACCAACCCGTTCGAGACCCTGGACACAGGTGTCGCAAAGCTCGTGAAGATGGGCGTCGAGGGCGGCCACAAGGCAAACCCGACCATCGTCTGCGGCGTCTGCGGCGAGACCGGC
- a CDS encoding kinase/pyrophosphorylase — MADETILEDDIFDVPTPVVIVISDARGKTATSVVEAAADQFGEDSVIIKSVGNVRDLATVTKYLDENVEEGVQTAVFHTIVDRNLRRDIRRELDGRGIPSIDLLGPAITVLMSLTGEEPKLEAGRRVDSKVEEL; from the coding sequence ATGGCAGACGAAACGATTCTTGAGGACGACATCTTTGACGTGCCAACTCCCGTCGTGATCGTTATCTCGGACGCGCGCGGCAAGACGGCTACGAGCGTCGTCGAGGCTGCTGCCGACCAGTTTGGCGAGGACAGCGTGATCATCAAGAGCGTCGGCAACGTCAGGGACCTTGCTACCGTCACCAAGTATCTCGACGAGAACGTGGAGGAGGGTGTGCAGACCGCCGTGTTCCACACCATCGTCGACAGGAACCTTCGTAGGGACATCCGTCGCGAGCTTGACGGCCGTGGCATCCCCTCGATCGACCTGCTTGGTCCTGCAATTACGGTACTTATGTCGCTTACCGGCGAGGAGCCGAAGCTCGAGGCCGGCCGTCGAGTCGATAGCAAGGTGGAAGAGCTCTAG
- the glyS gene encoding glycine--tRNA ligase subunit beta, producing MADTLDFLLEVGTEEMPSAPLIHAIKQFGELVRAGLDEAGLDHGAVTPMSTPRRLTVLVKDVATSTKEAHEVKRGPAASIAFDADGNPTKAAAGFARKFGLDATELVRRQDADGREYVFAEKNVPSRPAVPILTELSQNSIASLEWPNYRSQRWGSEHATFVRPIRWICALLGEEVVPVEYADVTSSNVTRGHRVLGPGEHVVKDPACYVDVCREAGVLFEDERRKVIRDGIAQVEAERGGAHVDTPKRIFDEVVNLTEYPTVLVGKFDEEFLDVPNEIICDSMLSNQRYFPVYDAKGALTREFVVVSNSARRNNERVIDGNERVVRARLDDAKFFYEEDLKRPLADYVQKLKDVVFQEKLGTVYQKALRMQEVAPEVATQAGCDDTTVSNAARAALLAKADLVTQAVVEFTSQQGVMGGYYAKASGEPEEVAEAIRDHYRPRFAGDELPSGVVGKCVAVADKLDTVCGIFAIDEPPTGSSDPFAVRRSAIGIISMLRTMPSVSLKSLIAKSLDAYARQGLEFDSDKVQAQVEKFFAGRLSTIAKDEKISPDTIEAVSSVGVIDPEEFLERAHALEDARRDQPELFDDLATAYARAAHLGDAKLGIEVDESIMGDAEKALLDACQRGDENVEKALGEADYRGACKALAELREPIDRFFDDVLVMDEDTVVRENRLRLLNRFASVFSGVANIGVLSKKK from the coding sequence ATGGCAGACACCTTGGATTTCCTGCTTGAGGTCGGCACGGAGGAGATGCCGTCCGCCCCGCTCATCCACGCCATCAAGCAGTTCGGCGAGCTCGTCCGCGCCGGCCTGGACGAGGCTGGTCTCGATCACGGCGCGGTCACTCCCATGAGCACCCCGCGCCGCCTGACCGTCCTGGTGAAGGACGTCGCCACCTCCACGAAAGAGGCCCACGAAGTCAAGCGCGGCCCTGCGGCGAGCATCGCGTTCGACGCTGACGGCAACCCCACGAAAGCTGCCGCAGGCTTCGCGCGCAAGTTCGGCCTTGACGCGACGGAGCTCGTGCGCAGGCAGGATGCCGACGGCAGAGAGTACGTCTTCGCCGAGAAGAACGTGCCCTCCAGGCCGGCGGTCCCCATCCTGACCGAGCTCTCCCAGAACTCCATCGCCTCCCTCGAGTGGCCGAACTACCGCAGCCAGCGCTGGGGGTCCGAGCACGCGACGTTCGTGCGGCCCATCCGCTGGATCTGCGCGCTTTTGGGGGAGGAGGTCGTCCCCGTCGAATACGCGGACGTCACGTCCTCCAACGTCACGCGCGGGCACCGCGTGCTTGGCCCTGGCGAGCATGTGGTGAAGGACCCGGCGTGCTACGTCGACGTGTGCCGCGAGGCGGGTGTGCTCTTCGAGGACGAGCGCCGCAAGGTCATTCGCGACGGCATCGCCCAGGTCGAGGCGGAGCGCGGCGGCGCGCACGTGGACACACCGAAGCGCATCTTCGACGAGGTCGTGAACCTCACGGAGTACCCCACGGTCCTCGTGGGCAAGTTCGACGAGGAGTTCCTTGACGTCCCGAACGAGATCATCTGCGACTCGATGCTCTCCAACCAGCGCTACTTCCCGGTGTACGACGCCAAGGGCGCACTCACGCGCGAGTTCGTCGTCGTCTCCAACAGCGCGCGCCGCAACAACGAGCGCGTCATCGACGGCAATGAGCGCGTCGTGCGTGCCCGCCTGGACGATGCGAAGTTCTTCTACGAGGAGGACCTTAAGAGGCCGCTTGCGGACTACGTCCAGAAGCTGAAGGACGTCGTGTTCCAGGAGAAGCTCGGCACCGTGTACCAGAAGGCGCTGCGCATGCAGGAGGTCGCCCCCGAGGTCGCGACCCAGGCAGGATGCGACGACACGACGGTGTCGAACGCCGCACGCGCGGCCCTTCTCGCCAAGGCGGACCTCGTGACCCAGGCCGTCGTGGAGTTCACGAGCCAGCAGGGCGTGATGGGCGGCTACTACGCGAAGGCGTCCGGCGAGCCCGAGGAGGTTGCGGAGGCCATCCGCGACCACTACCGCCCGCGCTTTGCGGGGGACGAGCTGCCGTCCGGCGTCGTCGGCAAGTGCGTCGCCGTCGCGGACAAGCTCGACACCGTCTGCGGCATCTTCGCGATCGACGAGCCTCCCACAGGCTCTTCCGACCCGTTTGCCGTTCGCCGTTCCGCCATCGGCATCATCTCGATGCTTCGCACGATGCCGTCCGTATCGCTGAAGTCGCTCATCGCGAAGTCGCTGGACGCGTATGCGCGACAGGGGCTCGAGTTCGACTCCGACAAGGTGCAGGCCCAGGTCGAGAAGTTCTTCGCCGGCCGCCTGAGCACGATTGCCAAGGACGAGAAGATCTCGCCCGACACGATCGAGGCGGTCTCGAGCGTGGGCGTCATCGACCCCGAGGAGTTCCTGGAGCGTGCGCATGCGCTCGAGGACGCGAGGCGCGACCAGCCGGAGCTCTTCGACGACCTTGCGACCGCATACGCCCGCGCCGCGCACCTCGGCGACGCCAAGCTCGGCATCGAGGTGGACGAGTCCATCATGGGCGATGCGGAGAAGGCCCTTCTGGATGCGTGCCAGAGAGGTGACGAAAACGTGGAGAAGGCGCTTGGAGAGGCGGACTACAGGGGTGCCTGCAAGGCTCTCGCCGAACTAAGGGAGCCAATCGACCGTTTCTTTGATGACGTACTCGTCATGGACGAGGACACTGTAGTAAGGGAGAACCGCCTTCGGTTGCTGAACCGTTTCGCATCGGTGTTCAGCGGCGTCGCAAACATTGGCGTCCTCTCGAAGAAGAAGTAG
- a CDS encoding glycine--tRNA ligase subunit alpha yields the protein MSDKPLTFQEIILTLDKYWAEQGCTVMQPYDSEVGAGTFHTATLLRSLGPAAWRTCYPQPCRRPADGRYGDNPNRLQHYYQFQVLLKPSPVDSQDLYLGSLAAIGLDPNDHDVRFVEDDWESPTLGAWGLGWEVWLNGMEVTQFTYFQQVGGLEVDPVPVEITYGLERIAMYAQGVNSVYDLVWSYLPDGTPMTYGDVFHENEFEFSTYNFEVANVDMMRQKFDDYERECHACLDRKLPLPAYDCVMKCSHAFNLLDSRGAISATERANYILRVRTIAKACCEAYLELVASKTDADNKKGEVA from the coding sequence ATGAGCGACAAGCCGCTTACGTTTCAGGAGATCATCCTGACGCTTGATAAGTACTGGGCGGAGCAGGGCTGCACCGTCATGCAGCCGTACGACAGCGAGGTCGGTGCAGGCACGTTCCACACGGCCACGCTGCTGCGCTCACTGGGACCCGCCGCCTGGCGCACCTGCTACCCGCAGCCGTGCCGCCGCCCTGCGGACGGCCGCTACGGCGACAACCCCAACCGCCTGCAGCACTACTACCAGTTCCAGGTGCTGCTGAAGCCGTCCCCCGTGGACTCGCAGGACCTGTACCTGGGGTCGCTCGCGGCCATCGGCCTCGATCCCAACGACCACGACGTGCGCTTCGTCGAGGACGACTGGGAGTCTCCCACGCTCGGTGCCTGGGGCCTTGGCTGGGAGGTGTGGCTCAACGGCATGGAGGTGACGCAGTTCACGTACTTCCAGCAGGTGGGCGGCCTGGAGGTCGACCCCGTTCCCGTCGAGATCACCTACGGCCTCGAGCGCATCGCCATGTACGCCCAGGGCGTGAACTCCGTGTACGACCTCGTGTGGAGCTACCTGCCCGACGGCACGCCCATGACGTACGGCGACGTGTTCCACGAGAACGAGTTCGAGTTCTCCACCTATAACTTCGAGGTCGCGAACGTAGACATGATGCGTCAGAAGTTCGACGACTACGAGAGGGAGTGCCATGCCTGCCTTGACCGCAAGCTGCCGCTTCCCGCGTACGACTGCGTCATGAAGTGCTCGCACGCGTTCAACCTGCTCGACTCCCGCGGTGCCATCTCCGCTACGGAGAGGGCAAACTACATCCTCCGCGTCCGCACTATCGCCAAGGCCTGCTGCGAGGCCTACCTTGAGCTGGTGGCGTCCAAGACCGACGCGGACAACAAGAAGGGGGAGGTGGCCTAA